A single window of Rhizobium indicum DNA harbors:
- a CDS encoding RNA methyltransferase encodes MAGTNSERQLLAEGPAIILVEPQMGENIGMVARAMANFGLAELRLVNPRDGWPNEKALATASKADHVIEATKVYDTLEQAVADLNFVYATTARERDGYKPVRSPVIAAETLRARFRAGEGTGILFGRERWGLTNEEVALADEIVTFPVNPAFASLNIAQAVLLMSYEWMKSGMEDLGAVPFQAMGQTPSTKEQLFGLFDQLEDALDARGYFHPAGKKPKMVDNLRAVLSRRAFTEQEISVLRGVISSLDRFSRKSPRGGRFPTATKETPPDDSADA; translated from the coding sequence ATGGCAGGCACGAACAGCGAGCGTCAACTTCTGGCCGAAGGGCCGGCCATCATTCTGGTCGAGCCGCAGATGGGCGAGAATATCGGCATGGTGGCGCGCGCCATGGCGAATTTCGGCCTTGCTGAATTGCGCCTCGTCAATCCGCGCGACGGCTGGCCGAACGAGAAAGCCCTGGCGACTGCCTCCAAGGCTGACCACGTGATCGAGGCGACCAAGGTCTACGACACGTTGGAACAGGCGGTCGCCGATCTTAATTTCGTCTATGCGACGACGGCGCGCGAGCGCGATGGCTATAAGCCGGTGCGCTCGCCGGTCATTGCCGCCGAAACGCTGCGGGCGAGGTTTCGCGCCGGCGAGGGCACCGGCATCCTCTTCGGGCGCGAGCGCTGGGGGCTGACCAACGAGGAGGTGGCGCTTGCCGACGAGATCGTCACCTTTCCCGTCAATCCGGCCTTTGCTTCGCTGAACATCGCCCAGGCAGTGCTGCTGATGTCATATGAGTGGATGAAATCCGGCATGGAGGATCTCGGCGCCGTGCCCTTCCAGGCGATGGGGCAAACGCCTTCGACCAAGGAACAGCTGTTCGGTCTGTTCGACCAGCTGGAAGACGCGCTCGATGCGCGCGGTTATTTCCATCCTGCCGGGAAAAAGCCGAAAATGGTCGACAATCTGCGCGCTGTTCTATCCCGCCGGGCTTTCACGGAGCAGGAAATCAGCGTGTTGCGCGGCGTCATCTCCTCCCTCGACCGTTTCTCACGCAAGAGCCCGCGCGGCGGCCGGTTCCCGACCGCGACCAAGGAAACACCGCCAGATGACAGCGCCGACGCATGA
- the murI gene encoding glutamate racemase, translated as MTAPTHELKPVLVFDSGIGGLTVLREARVLMPERGFIYVADDAGFPYGGWEEQALKERVIGLFGRLLEEHDPEVCIIACNTAFTLVGADLRAAFPQMTFVGTVPAIKPAAERTRSGLVSVLATPGTVKRAYTRDLIQSFAQQCHVRLVGSENLARMAEAYIRGDAVSDDAVLAEIDQCFVEKDSQRTDIVVLACTHYPFMANLFRRLAPWPVDWLDPAEAIARRARTLVPQIADAVHPDNFDFAVFTSGNPDFATRRLMQGFGLST; from the coding sequence ATGACAGCGCCGACGCATGAGCTGAAACCCGTCCTCGTCTTCGATTCCGGCATCGGCGGGCTGACCGTCTTGCGCGAGGCGCGCGTGCTGATGCCGGAACGCGGCTTCATCTATGTGGCCGACGATGCCGGCTTTCCCTATGGCGGCTGGGAGGAGCAGGCGCTGAAAGAGCGGGTGATCGGTCTCTTCGGCCGGCTGCTCGAGGAGCACGATCCCGAAGTCTGCATCATTGCCTGCAACACCGCCTTCACGCTGGTTGGCGCCGATCTGCGCGCCGCTTTTCCCCAGATGACCTTCGTCGGCACTGTGCCGGCGATCAAACCGGCGGCGGAGCGTACGCGCTCCGGCCTCGTCTCGGTGCTCGCGACGCCGGGCACAGTCAAGCGCGCCTATACGCGCGATCTCATCCAGTCCTTCGCGCAGCAATGCCATGTCCGCCTCGTCGGCTCGGAGAACCTTGCGCGCATGGCGGAGGCCTATATTCGCGGAGACGCCGTCTCCGACGACGCCGTGCTTGCCGAAATTGATCAATGCTTCGTCGAGAAGGACAGTCAGAGGACCGATATCGTCGTGCTCGCCTGCACGCATTATCCCTTCATGGCCAATCTATTCCGCAGACTGGCGCCTTGGCCGGTGGACTGGCTGGATCCGGCAGAAGCCATTGCCCGGCGGGCGCGCACACTCGTTCCGCAGATCGCCGATGCCGTTCATCCCGATAATTTCGACTTTGCCGTCTTTACATCCGGCAATCCCGATTTTGCGACGCGCCGACTGATGCAGGGTTTCGGTCTCAGCACGTGA
- a CDS encoding MFS transporter, with translation MSSRNISVGNRGRVFAAQDIKGCAVPLQRLVMLIFFLQPIAFGAWLPRIPDIQAKLELGTADLAVALLGLPIGTLITLPFAGRLVSRIGGRMAIIYGFIFFLAVVSLPAFAPSAMLLFFALIVVGVALSTVELGMNVEADVTEKATGLIIMSRCHGFWSFGIMVGSLIGVGAIAIGLSPHWSILITAIIILPAALIASLRLPKLPESHHAENSQAITGFKLPSLALLGICAFVFGVTMTEGAIADWSAVYLRDVMNAEGAQTGLGYSVFAFMVAAGRFSGDYMKSRFGAVAIARGCGIASLAGMLVVLLAPATPLALLGFAAVGVGVSVGFPLAVTAVASLTDRPPASSVATLSFAALTGFLIGPPIIGFLGELLGLRAGLAVLLVPLFVSLLCTRLLIPTQKDMAGDLVEREAV, from the coding sequence ATGTCATCGCGCAACATCTCTGTGGGGAATCGCGGGCGGGTGTTTGCCGCTCAAGACATAAAGGGATGCGCCGTGCCGCTGCAAAGACTTGTCATGCTGATCTTCTTTCTGCAGCCGATTGCCTTTGGCGCCTGGTTGCCGCGCATTCCTGATATCCAGGCGAAGCTTGAACTCGGCACCGCCGATCTCGCCGTCGCACTTCTGGGATTGCCGATCGGCACGCTAATCACCCTGCCGTTTGCCGGCCGCCTCGTCTCGCGCATTGGCGGGCGCATGGCGATCATCTATGGTTTCATCTTCTTTCTTGCCGTGGTTTCGCTTCCAGCCTTCGCTCCCAGCGCCATGCTTCTATTCTTCGCCTTGATTGTCGTTGGGGTCGCGCTTTCGACGGTGGAACTCGGCATGAATGTCGAGGCCGATGTGACGGAGAAGGCGACGGGGCTGATCATCATGAGCCGCTGCCACGGCTTCTGGAGCTTCGGCATCATGGTCGGCAGCCTGATCGGCGTTGGTGCCATAGCCATCGGGCTTTCGCCGCACTGGTCGATCCTGATCACGGCGATCATCATCCTGCCGGCTGCGCTGATTGCCAGCCTGCGCCTGCCGAAATTGCCGGAAAGTCACCATGCGGAGAATTCGCAGGCAATAACCGGCTTCAAGCTGCCCAGTCTTGCTCTGCTCGGGATCTGCGCCTTCGTCTTCGGCGTGACGATGACTGAAGGTGCGATCGCCGATTGGTCGGCGGTCTACCTCCGCGATGTCATGAATGCAGAAGGTGCGCAAACCGGCCTCGGTTATTCGGTTTTCGCTTTCATGGTTGCGGCGGGGCGCTTCAGCGGTGATTACATGAAAAGCCGTTTCGGCGCGGTTGCCATTGCCCGTGGCTGCGGCATCGCCTCGCTTGCCGGCATGCTCGTCGTTCTCCTTGCACCGGCGACGCCGCTTGCGCTACTCGGCTTTGCCGCAGTCGGTGTCGGCGTCTCGGTCGGGTTTCCGCTTGCGGTGACGGCCGTCGCTTCGCTGACTGACCGCCCGCCCGCTTCAAGTGTTGCGACGCTCTCCTTCGCAGCCCTGACCGGTTTTCTCATCGGGCCGCCGATCATCGGCTTTCTGGGCGAACTCCTGGGCTTGCGCGCGGGGCTTGCGGTCTTGCTGGTACCGCTTTTCGTCAGCCTGCTCTGCACACGTTTGCTAATTCCGACGCAGAAGGACATGGCGGGGGACCTCGTCGAGCGCGAGGCGGTGTGA
- a CDS encoding FUSC family protein produces MHLFSGFQFRDWLLANDPALSRLRMASRVTLTIVLSFAILFAIQMLIVPLPTAAFGLGIVLSIEGGVAVRDKGNSRQLVTRLFGCVASLAVVAIAAGLEDRRFLSDLVFLVVIALASVGRVFGPRGFAIGMFAFTSYFMGSYFRPSLAELPAVAIGPVVAVLVGHAVRAVLLPDNWRRDLLRSLESVRGRINQILFKLATLAGSGHIGEADRQELRQLEDRLKEVVLMAETFIPRPPAGVFDGASDPAAELAIRLFDAHLAAESAIVVSFQSLPPFALVHAVIEADKAELATYEGMAEAIKDEPQGETVRALLWLGEARQQLTQAIGEGQASGFAGIDAVKDTAQPERIDFSFANPLLRSALQITLASALAMGFGLLLSRERWFWAVLAAFLVFTNTNSRGDTAMKALSRSLGTVFGIAIGLVLATLISGEPVIAIPVAGICIFLAFYFLQVSYATMTFFISIVLCLVYGMTGVLTLDLLQLRIGETLIGAVAGTAVAFLVFPARTRGALDAALARWFQALDELLSAIGKGKSGFVLIALSQKIDACYRDVTVAARPLGSSWSVVTRPGQIRQTLAIFLSCTYWARILAKSYAASAEADELKRLIASDLALMKDAAPRGSTCFFIERKASRTTGRHLPLSREGARLGLEMIGSALERLYPQADVLPFAPGEVIARSKQG; encoded by the coding sequence TTGCACTTGTTTTCCGGTTTTCAGTTCCGCGACTGGCTGCTTGCCAACGATCCGGCGCTTTCGCGCCTGCGCATGGCTTCACGGGTGACGCTGACGATCGTCCTTTCCTTCGCCATCCTGTTCGCCATCCAGATGTTGATCGTGCCGCTGCCGACGGCGGCCTTCGGTCTCGGCATCGTGCTGTCGATCGAGGGCGGGGTGGCGGTGCGCGACAAGGGCAATTCGCGCCAGCTGGTGACGCGGCTTTTCGGCTGTGTCGCGAGCCTTGCCGTCGTCGCCATTGCGGCGGGGCTCGAGGATCGCCGTTTTCTCTCCGATCTCGTCTTCCTGGTGGTGATCGCGCTCGCATCGGTCGGGCGGGTGTTCGGGCCGCGCGGCTTTGCGATCGGCATGTTCGCCTTCACCTCCTATTTCATGGGGTCTTATTTCCGGCCTTCCCTTGCCGAGCTGCCGGCGGTGGCGATCGGCCCCGTCGTGGCGGTGCTGGTCGGCCATGCGGTGAGAGCCGTGCTCCTGCCGGACAACTGGCGGCGCGACCTGCTGCGCTCGCTCGAAAGCGTGCGCGGCCGGATCAACCAGATCCTCTTCAAGCTCGCCACCCTTGCCGGCAGCGGTCATATCGGCGAGGCCGACCGGCAGGAGCTGCGCCAGCTGGAAGACCGGCTGAAGGAAGTGGTGCTGATGGCCGAGACTTTCATTCCACGCCCGCCGGCCGGCGTCTTCGACGGTGCTTCCGATCCCGCCGCGGAATTGGCGATTCGGCTCTTCGATGCGCATCTCGCTGCCGAAAGCGCGATCGTGGTGAGCTTCCAGAGCCTGCCGCCCTTTGCGCTCGTCCATGCCGTGATCGAGGCCGACAAGGCGGAGCTCGCCACCTATGAGGGGATGGCCGAAGCCATCAAGGACGAGCCGCAAGGCGAAACCGTGCGGGCGCTGCTCTGGCTCGGCGAGGCGCGGCAGCAATTGACGCAGGCGATCGGCGAGGGGCAGGCTTCCGGCTTTGCCGGCATCGATGCCGTCAAGGACACGGCGCAGCCTGAGAGGATCGACTTTTCATTCGCCAATCCGCTGCTGCGCTCGGCGCTGCAGATCACGCTCGCCTCGGCGCTCGCCATGGGCTTCGGCCTGCTCTTGTCGCGCGAGCGCTGGTTCTGGGCGGTGCTTGCCGCCTTCCTTGTCTTCACCAACACCAATTCGCGCGGTGACACGGCGATGAAGGCGTTGTCGCGCTCGCTCGGCACGGTGTTCGGGATCGCCATCGGCCTCGTGCTGGCGACGCTGATTTCGGGTGAGCCTGTCATCGCCATTCCGGTCGCCGGCATCTGCATCTTCCTCGCCTTCTATTTCCTGCAGGTCTCCTATGCGACGATGACCTTCTTCATCTCGATCGTGCTCTGCCTGGTCTACGGCATGACCGGGGTGCTGACGCTTGATCTCCTGCAACTGCGCATCGGGGAGACCTTGATCGGCGCGGTGGCCGGAACGGCGGTTGCCTTCCTGGTCTTTCCGGCACGCACGCGCGGCGCGCTGGATGCGGCACTCGCCCGCTGGTTTCAGGCGCTGGACGAGTTGTTGAGCGCGATCGGCAAAGGCAAGAGCGGTTTTGTGCTGATTGCGCTGTCGCAAAAGATCGATGCCTGCTACCGCGACGTGACGGTGGCGGCGCGGCCGCTCGGCTCGTCCTGGTCGGTGGTGACGCGGCCCGGCCAGATCCGCCAGACGCTGGCGATCTTCCTCTCCTGCACCTACTGGGCGCGCATCCTGGCGAAGAGCTACGCAGCATCGGCCGAGGCCGACGAGCTGAAGAGGCTGATCGCGTCGGATCTGGCGCTGATGAAGGATGCGGCTCCGCGCGGCTCGACCTGTTTCTTCATCGAGCGCAAGGCGTCGCGGACGACAGGGCGGCACCTGCCGCTGTCGCGCGAGGGCGCCAGACTCGGGCTCGAAATGATCGGTTCGGCACTGGAAAGGCTCTATCCGCAGGCTGATGTCTTGCCGTTTGCGCCGGGCGAGGTTATTGCGCGCTCGAAACAGGGATAG